A part of uncultured Treponema sp. genomic DNA contains:
- a CDS encoding methyl-accepting chemotaxis protein has translation MSLMKKTLLFSSVFFLLICFISLFTYGIAKNKIGRKNISQGIQTELSIDQLMLESSVNKDITLALQMAHSPVISNYFRNATDKSLQKPAFDEMAAYGKAFSSGINFWINDTDHFFYFGDKYSYTLDPKKPESYWYNMTLYETESYNFNINYNPDVDETCLWVNAPVFSADKKPVGVVGTGIILDSFLESVYKTVSGGGNGQLFFFNSLGEITGAEDKSLVSQKALVKNQLGGLYEKIEGSLENYKNGQVYTFSLGDAEYGLCYVKILDWYLVRRMDVSSSIATENSLVVMLAMFIIGMLVVSCLYTLFISLILKPLLKLRESMNKIADGDFTEKFSYKKKDEIGSLAGSLSHITATVNSLINGITEKADYVHDTNNLQQKKFDSGKEKSAAIVAELDGMKNSVSEQQEMIHSASDTIEKTTERLKGFGSIIRTQISDIEESGEQIKQLLDSVESVDKIRKFTVENMGLLSSASEKGNLHIKQVSETVQQISNDTKKLLETNKMISSISDQTNLLAMNAAIEAAHAGKAGDGFAVVAQEIRKLSEKTHAQSENVAKVIGGIIDSVQRVVEVSEVTSQIFSDIVKQVSAVDSDFKEMSGIIENESALNISVAEKLKALSSGSASVSGGFSDMEKDTSNIASAMEKVTQRTTELVSSVDAISESALAINTQLKEVSSLANKSVEQIQTLADSLEIYKIEKGAK, from the coding sequence ATGTCTTTAATGAAAAAAACTCTTCTGTTTTCGTCTGTATTTTTCCTTTTAATCTGTTTTATTTCACTTTTTACTTATGGCATTGCAAAGAACAAAATCGGACGAAAGAATATTTCGCAGGGAATTCAAACGGAACTTAGCATTGACCAGCTCATGCTTGAGTCTTCGGTGAACAAGGACATTACTCTAGCCCTTCAAATGGCGCATTCGCCTGTAATTTCAAATTATTTTCGGAATGCGACCGACAAGAGCTTGCAAAAGCCTGCCTTTGACGAGATGGCGGCCTACGGAAAAGCTTTTTCTTCCGGCATAAATTTTTGGATAAACGACACCGATCATTTTTTCTACTTTGGAGACAAATATTCCTACACACTTGATCCCAAAAAGCCAGAAAGCTACTGGTACAACATGACTCTTTACGAGACCGAATCATATAACTTCAACATAAACTACAATCCGGACGTGGATGAGACTTGCCTCTGGGTGAATGCACCTGTTTTTTCTGCGGACAAAAAGCCAGTTGGTGTAGTCGGAACAGGAATTATTTTGGATTCGTTTCTTGAGTCTGTTTACAAGACTGTAAGCGGAGGCGGAAACGGACAGCTTTTCTTCTTCAACAGCCTTGGTGAAATTACTGGGGCAGAAGACAAGTCGCTTGTAAGCCAGAAGGCACTGGTAAAGAATCAACTCGGCGGACTTTACGAAAAAATAGAAGGCTCACTTGAAAACTACAAGAACGGACAAGTTTACACATTCAGCCTTGGAGACGCGGAATACGGACTTTGCTACGTGAAAATTCTTGACTGGTATCTTGTGCGCCGCATGGATGTTTCTTCTAGCATCGCCACGGAAAATTCACTTGTCGTAATGCTTGCGATGTTCATAATCGGAATGCTCGTTGTCTCCTGCCTGTACACGCTTTTCATCTCGCTGATTCTAAAGCCGCTCTTAAAGCTTAGGGAATCCATGAACAAAATCGCGGACGGAGACTTCACAGAGAAATTCAGCTACAAGAAAAAAGATGAAATCGGAAGCCTTGCGGGAAGTCTCTCGCATATCACGGCGACTGTAAATTCTCTCATAAACGGAATTACGGAAAAGGCGGACTACGTTCACGACACAAACAATCTTCAGCAGAAAAAATTCGACTCGGGAAAAGAAAAGTCCGCGGCGATTGTCGCTGAGCTTGACGGAATGAAGAATTCGGTTTCGGAGCAGCAGGAAATGATTCATAGCGCGTCCGACACGATTGAAAAGACAACGGAAAGGCTCAAAGGATTCGGAAGCATAATCAGGACGCAGATTTCAGACATCGAGGAATCCGGCGAGCAGATAAAGCAGCTTCTGGATTCGGTCGAGTCGGTTGACAAAATCAGGAAGTTCACGGTTGAGAACATGGGGCTTCTTTCTTCCGCCTCGGAAAAGGGCAACTTGCACATCAAGCAGGTTTCGGAGACTGTTCAGCAGATTTCAAACGACACAAAAAAACTTCTTGAGACAAACAAGATGATTTCTTCAATTTCAGACCAGACGAATCTTCTTGCCATGAACGCGGCGATTGAGGCGGCTCATGCGGGAAAGGCTGGCGACGGATTTGCAGTTGTTGCCCAGGAAATCAGAAAGCTCTCTGAAAAAACTCACGCGCAGTCGGAAAACGTTGCGAAAGTTATCGGCGGAATCATCGACTCGGTTCAGCGTGTTGTGGAAGTTTCCGAAGTTACAAGCCAGATTTTCTCGGACATCGTGAAGCAGGTTTCCGCGGTTGACTCGGACTTCAAGGAAATGTCTGGCATAATTGAAAACGAAAGCGCGCTGAATATTTCGGTCGCGGAAAAGCTCAAGGCTTTGTCTTCCGGCTCAGCTTCGGTTTCCGGCGGATTTTCTGACATGGAAAAGGACACTTCGAACATCGCCTCCGCAATGGAAAAAGTTACGCAGCGCACGACGGAACTTGTGTCGAGCGTAGACGCAATTTCAGAAAGCGCGCTTGCCATAAACACGCAGCTCAAGGAAGTTTCAAGCCTCGCGAACAAATCCGTTGAGCAGATTCAGACACTTGCAGATTCGCTTGAAATTTATAAAATAGAGAAAGGGGCAAAATAA
- a CDS encoding ABC transporter ATP-binding protein yields MAKVELKGIGKIYDGNVQAVENANIVIEDRDFCVFVGPSGCGKSTTLRMVAGLEEISEGELLIDGELMNDVPPKDRNIAMVFQNYALYPHMTVYDNMAFGLKIRKMDKGEIKRRVDEAANILGLTQYLDRKPKALSGGQRQRVAVGRAIVRNPKVFLFDEPLSNLDAKLRVTMRGEIAGLHQRLNATMIYVTHDQIEAMTMGTKIVVMKDGHVQQIGEPLYLYNHPINKFVAGFIGTPPMNFLSVTIKKEGDKIVADEGTFTVVPTAEQQASLKDYVGKEVYFGVRPEDLVYSEAPAAENNMQMKVSNKEPLGAETHLFLSTKTQSIVARVQASSKGDFKIGETVNFKPAMERCKFFAKNPEDQSKEINICEADKISAPWLKNAITGEVGYKVAIGSEIRK; encoded by the coding sequence TTGGCAAAGGTAGAATTAAAAGGAATCGGTAAGATTTACGACGGAAATGTTCAGGCTGTAGAAAACGCCAACATTGTTATTGAAGACCGCGACTTCTGTGTATTCGTAGGTCCGTCTGGATGTGGAAAGTCAACAACTCTCCGCATGGTTGCAGGTTTGGAAGAAATTTCTGAAGGCGAGCTTCTTATTGACGGCGAGCTTATGAACGATGTTCCGCCAAAAGACAGAAACATTGCGATGGTTTTCCAGAACTATGCTCTTTATCCTCACATGACAGTATATGACAACATGGCATTCGGACTTAAGATCCGCAAAATGGACAAAGGTGAAATTAAACGCCGTGTTGATGAAGCTGCAAATATTCTTGGTCTTACACAGTACTTGGACCGCAAGCCAAAGGCTCTTTCTGGTGGACAGAGACAGCGTGTTGCAGTAGGACGCGCAATTGTCCGCAATCCTAAAGTATTCTTGTTTGACGAGCCTCTTTCTAACCTTGATGCAAAACTCCGTGTTACAATGCGTGGAGAAATCGCAGGTTTGCACCAGAGACTTAATGCTACAATGATTTATGTTACTCACGACCAGATTGAAGCTATGACAATGGGTACAAAAATTGTTGTTATGAAAGACGGCCACGTACAGCAGATTGGTGAGCCACTCTATTTGTACAATCACCCAATCAATAAATTTGTTGCAGGATTTATTGGAACTCCTCCAATGAACTTCCTTTCTGTTACAATCAAGAAAGAAGGCGACAAGATTGTTGCTGATGAAGGCACCTTCACAGTTGTTCCAACAGCAGAACAGCAGGCTTCTCTTAAAGACTATGTAGGCAAAGAAGTTTACTTCGGTGTACGCCCAGAAGACCTTGTTTATTCAGAAGCACCAGCTGCAGAAAACAATATGCAGATGAAAGTTTCTAACAAAGAGCCTCTTGGCGCAGAAACACATCTCTTCCTTTCTACAAAGACACAGAGCATTGTTGCACGTGTACAGGCTTCTTCTAAGGGAGACTTCAAGATTGGCGAAACTGTAAACTTTAAGCCGGCAATGGAAAGATGCAAGTTCTTTGCTAAGAATCCAGAAGATCAAAGCAAGGAAATCAACATCTGTGAAGCAGACAAAATTTCTGCTCCATGGCTCAAGAACGCTATCACAGGCGAAGTTGGCTATAAAGTAGCAATCGGTTCTGAAATCAGAAAATAA
- a CDS encoding META domain-containing protein produces the protein MKKIKLFTAVMSFAMLAFFGCKSKDAKQIEGDWNLVQYKIGEKQVDFSCATISLLQDENLNIKVSGFSGVNSFSGLYKANGKKLIAEPGFISTKMMGSKEDMEFERLFLNSAVGADSWKTKTQDGKILLYIYNSTENSELVFAKASIKDATWTLAAILKNGGVQSIGTEKAELPTLTFNEENKASGFSGVNYYTMDYALDEASKKLSFTLGASTLMASGSKEAQELEQQFYINLDQTATYSLSGNTLTLRSKDGKTLLEFTK, from the coding sequence ATGAAAAAAATTAAACTTTTTACGGCAGTCATGTCATTTGCAATGCTGGCTTTTTTTGGCTGCAAATCAAAAGACGCAAAGCAAATTGAAGGCGACTGGAATCTTGTTCAGTACAAAATTGGAGAAAAGCAAGTGGACTTTTCATGCGCCACAATTTCTCTTTTGCAAGATGAAAACTTGAACATTAAAGTTTCTGGATTTTCCGGCGTAAATTCTTTCTCTGGACTTTACAAAGCAAACGGAAAAAAACTTATCGCAGAGCCGGGATTTATTTCCACAAAAATGATGGGAAGCAAAGAGGACATGGAATTTGAAAGGCTCTTTTTAAATTCCGCAGTGGGAGCTGACAGCTGGAAAACAAAAACTCAGGACGGAAAAATTCTTTTGTACATTTATAATTCAACAGAAAATTCCGAGCTTGTTTTTGCAAAGGCTTCTATAAAAGATGCAACTTGGACATTAGCCGCAATTTTAAAAAATGGCGGAGTTCAAAGCATAGGCACAGAAAAAGCAGAACTTCCTACACTCACCTTTAATGAAGAAAACAAAGCTTCTGGTTTTTCAGGCGTAAACTATTACACAATGGATTACGCTCTTGATGAGGCGTCGAAAAAACTTTCGTTCACGCTTGGAGCTTCAACTTTGATGGCTTCGGGAAGCAAAGAAGCGCAGGAACTTGAGCAGCAGTTTTATATCAACCTAGATCAGACTGCAACTTATTCGCTCTCTGGAAACACACTTACGCTCCGCTCAAAAGACGGAAAAACTCTTTTGGAATTCACAAAGTAA
- a CDS encoding chitobiase/beta-hexosaminidase C-terminal domain-containing protein, giving the protein MNEMRLSVKKFISILLLFTFSKLFAFEEKNILSPISGTWKNKQALVLNLEKGTDVYYSFTGSDPYVSGFSYDSPVLIDQTGDITLKIASIAQNGERKDFTIEYNVEENSGVEYSIQSKEFINSINQNPTVPYISGTDFFIPSEFLYSLENSKSPYLKSKLFLSSKNSVERFVPCFAVDFTGNNFFHFVIQVLPAEKTADSKADNVPFEISEWNNFSFKDKNFIYRIDDENWKSPSEPSFIDRNIAHKISWQPVEFYPGNKIFEYELPAKPLVLSKKDKNGVVEFFIDGNENFTFEKKSSFAYADAFKNEDVKSSACFKIFYNGNYQGTIDADFSIDRLPPEPPEIFSSSVGKLTRTKSFFRISSEPGAKIFYALSKPFEMPDGFVESAQAEFEKIKPNNFSLYNGNEIFLKSSDKNAVFYKVCAYSVDASGNKSEVSEKKIIIDETNYYLFANSQNEIQDGSYDNPFKSFEQLVSVLKSSNKKIRFHIYGNVEIPNSEFLISKDCTFIGHDSSLSFKENSAVKILNANVEFENLIIEKKSQSESSPLIFAKNSSVGISNCEFSAVFLKKGALLDLENSKAQIENSGFTIQADSYACGISSENSNVVCKNSRFTSVAESCFNVKISGGTCSFSDSSFSLIGTFGRGIQILNSNASIVQNEFNARLSDSTKKSSPIWSNVNSVASEKNIQKGF; this is encoded by the coding sequence ATGAATGAAATGCGATTGTCTGTAAAAAAATTTATAAGTATTCTTTTGCTTTTTACTTTTAGCAAGCTCTTTGCTTTTGAAGAAAAAAATATCTTGAGCCCGATTTCTGGAACTTGGAAAAATAAGCAGGCTCTTGTTTTAAATTTGGAAAAAGGCACTGACGTTTATTATTCTTTTACAGGTAGCGATCCTTATGTTTCTGGATTTTCTTATGATTCTCCTGTTCTCATTGACCAGACTGGAGATATAACTTTGAAAATTGCATCGATTGCTCAAAACGGCGAAAGAAAAGATTTTACAATTGAATACAATGTCGAAGAAAATTCAGGAGTTGAATACAGCATTCAGTCAAAAGAATTTATAAATTCAATAAATCAAAATCCTACCGTTCCTTACATTTCCGGAACTGATTTTTTTATTCCCTCTGAATTTTTGTATTCTCTTGAAAATTCCAAATCTCCATATTTAAAGTCAAAGCTTTTTCTTTCAAGCAAAAATTCTGTAGAGCGTTTTGTTCCTTGTTTTGCTGTTGATTTTACAGGAAACAATTTTTTTCATTTTGTAATTCAAGTTCTTCCTGCTGAAAAAACTGCTGATTCAAAAGCTGACAATGTTCCGTTTGAAATTTCAGAGTGGAATAATTTTTCTTTTAAAGATAAAAATTTCATTTACAGAATTGATGATGAAAACTGGAAGTCTCCATCGGAGCCAAGTTTTATTGACAGAAATATTGCTCATAAAATTTCTTGGCAGCCAGTTGAATTTTATCCCGGAAATAAAATTTTTGAATACGAGCTTCCGGCAAAACCTTTGGTTCTTTCTAAAAAAGACAAAAATGGTGTTGTTGAATTTTTTATAGATGGAAATGAAAATTTCACATTTGAAAAAAAATCTTCTTTTGCTTATGCCGATGCGTTTAAAAATGAAGATGTAAAAAGTTCTGCTTGCTTTAAAATTTTTTACAATGGAAATTATCAGGGAACAATTGATGCTGATTTTTCTATAGACAGACTTCCGCCAGAACCTCCGGAAATTTTTTCATCATCTGTAGGAAAACTTACAAGAACAAAATCGTTTTTCAGAATTTCAAGTGAGCCAGGTGCTAAAATTTTTTATGCTTTAAGCAAGCCTTTTGAAATGCCAGACGGATTTGTAGAAAGCGCGCAGGCTGAATTTGAAAAGATAAAACCTAATAATTTTTCTTTGTATAATGGCAATGAAATATTTCTCAAGTCATCAGATAAAAATGCGGTGTTTTATAAAGTGTGTGCATATTCTGTTGATGCGTCTGGAAATAAAAGCGAAGTTTCAGAAAAGAAAATAATCATTGATGAAACAAACTATTATCTTTTTGCAAATTCGCAAAATGAAATTCAAGACGGCTCTTATGATAATCCGTTTAAATCTTTTGAGCAGCTTGTTTCAGTTTTGAAGTCTTCAAATAAAAAAATTAGATTTCATATTTATGGAAATGTTGAAATTCCTAACAGCGAATTTTTAATTTCCAAAGATTGTACTTTTATAGGGCATGATTCCAGTTTAAGTTTTAAGGAAAATTCTGCTGTTAAAATTTTAAATGCAAATGTTGAATTTGAAAATCTGATTATCGAGAAAAAATCTCAATCTGAAAGTTCACCGCTTATTTTTGCAAAAAATTCTTCTGTCGGAATTTCTAACTGTGAGTTTTCCGCAGTGTTCTTGAAAAAAGGCGCTTTGCTTGATTTGGAAAATTCAAAAGCTCAGATTGAAAATTCCGGATTTACAATTCAGGCTGATTCTTACGCTTGCGGAATTTCTTCTGAAAATTCAAATGTTGTTTGCAAAAATTCAAGATTCACATCAGTTGCGGAATCTTGCTTCAATGTGAAAATTTCAGGCGGAACTTGTTCTTTCTCTGATTCGTCATTTTCTTTGATTGGAACTTTTGGACGTGGAATTCAAATTCTCAATTCAAATGCTTCAATTGTTCAAAATGAATTTAACGCAAGGCTTTCTGATTCAACTAAAAAAAGTTCTCCAATTTGGAGCAATGTAAATTCTGTTGCATCAGAAAAAAATATTCAAAAAGGATTTTAA
- a CDS encoding 3-dehydroquinate synthase family protein encodes MNISPIDSFELFFPENSGFDKTDILFYSGKNDLCSLYFSAENKRNRLFVTDTNIAPLCADFISHFTDENASNIKIPSVFKKGNDTLCILGAGEKFKTIENVLEIVRAALNSNFNRNCLFVAIGGGVLSDMTGFAASMFKRGVDVEFVPTTLLSDVDASIGGKTGCDFDSYKNMIGAFYPAKKIHIWSSFIQSLPQNEFISGLGEVVKTAFLFSPELTEILKTQKEKVMSRNEEVLQKIIAICAKAKAKTVHEDFKEKGIRAYLNYGHTFGHALETVAGLGKISHGEAVAWGIGRALNLSLNKKLCTAEFAKECKSILFDYGFCTEPIPQIIKDIPNATLALVSAMHKDKKNSGSCVKVILQKAAQSTLITEVQDNEILEVLK; translated from the coding sequence ATGAATATTTCACCGATAGATAGTTTTGAACTTTTTTTTCCTGAAAATTCAGGCTTTGATAAAACTGACATTCTTTTTTACAGTGGAAAAAATGACCTATGCAGCCTTTATTTTTCTGCGGAAAACAAACGCAACAGGCTCTTCGTTACTGACACAAACATCGCTCCTTTATGCGCAGATTTTATTTCACATTTTACAGATGAAAATGCAAGCAACATAAAAATTCCTTCTGTTTTCAAAAAAGGAAACGACACGCTTTGCATTCTCGGCGCAGGAGAAAAATTCAAGACAATAGAAAATGTCCTTGAAATTGTAAGAGCAGCTTTAAACTCGAACTTCAACAGGAACTGCCTTTTTGTTGCAATTGGAGGCGGAGTTTTAAGCGACATGACAGGCTTTGCAGCTTCAATGTTCAAGCGTGGAGTTGACGTTGAGTTTGTTCCGACAACTTTGCTTTCTGATGTTGACGCTTCGATTGGCGGAAAAACCGGCTGCGACTTTGACAGCTACAAAAACATGATTGGAGCTTTTTATCCTGCAAAAAAAATTCATATTTGGAGCTCATTCATACAAAGCCTTCCGCAGAATGAATTTATTTCAGGGCTTGGCGAAGTTGTAAAAACAGCTTTTCTTTTTTCTCCAGAATTGACAGAAATTTTAAAAACGCAAAAAGAAAAAGTTATGAGTCGCAACGAAGAAGTTCTGCAAAAAATAATTGCAATCTGCGCAAAAGCAAAAGCAAAAACCGTGCATGAAGATTTTAAGGAAAAAGGAATCCGCGCATATTTAAATTACGGACACACTTTTGGACACGCGCTTGAAACTGTGGCAGGACTTGGAAAAATAAGCCACGGAGAAGCAGTTGCCTGGGGAATTGGAAGAGCACTGAATCTTTCTTTAAACAAAAAACTTTGCACAGCTGAATTTGCAAAGGAATGCAAATCAATTCTTTTTGACTACGGATTCTGCACAGAGCCGATTCCGCAGATTATAAAAGACATTCCAAACGCGACGCTTGCTTTAGTTTCCGCAATGCACAAAGACAAAAAAAATTCTGGAAGCTGCGTAAAAGTTATTCTTCAAAAAGCTGCGCAATCCACATTGATAACAGAAGTTCAGGACAACGAGATTCTTGAGGTTTTAAAATGA
- a CDS encoding ribonuclease HII, whose amino-acid sequence MDFLVGIDEAGRGPLAGPVTAGCVVLPFDFPVEILNDSKKLSEKKREAAFDVIREKSCWGIGIVSEKIIDEINILQADFKAMKIAFDMMMMKLPAWCEKNKFDFKQCKNFMQIIVDGNMLPFADKNLDIKAVVKADSKFPCVMAASILAKVQRDKIMIDYDKLYPEYGYAKHKGYPTPAHKEICRRLGPSPIQRLSFKY is encoded by the coding sequence ATGGATTTTCTTGTTGGAATCGATGAGGCGGGGAGAGGTCCTTTGGCTGGTCCTGTTACGGCTGGCTGCGTTGTCTTGCCTTTTGATTTTCCTGTGGAAATTTTAAACGACAGCAAAAAACTTTCTGAAAAAAAACGTGAAGCTGCATTTGATGTTATAAGAGAAAAATCTTGCTGGGGAATCGGAATTGTCAGCGAAAAAATAATTGACGAGATAAATATTCTTCAGGCTGATTTTAAGGCAATGAAAATTGCTTTTGATATGATGATGATGAAACTTCCTGCCTGGTGCGAAAAAAATAAATTTGATTTTAAGCAATGCAAAAATTTCATGCAAATAATTGTCGATGGAAACATGCTTCCTTTTGCTGATAAAAATCTTGATATAAAAGCAGTTGTAAAAGCTGATTCAAAATTTCCTTGTGTTATGGCGGCAAGCATTCTGGCAAAAGTTCAGCGTGATAAAATTATGATTGATTATGATAAACTCTATCCGGAGTATGGGTATGCAAAGCACAAAGGCTATCCAACTCCTGCGCACAAAGAAATTTGCCGCCGTTTAGGACCGTCTCCCATTCAGCGGCTTTCGTTCAAATATTAG
- a CDS encoding DUF3276 family protein — protein sequence MGIRGELFTNQVNLDKRSYYFNVKENRNGDVFLQIVESKIKDGQDERRDIVVFADDMKSFLGGMDESLRAVEKIQKERAKLRAEKKAAKEAKYAAGGMSEEKPAKKVYRRKGESRLVSERRAERKEISGRLHVVSKRQPDAEKTEY from the coding sequence ATGGGAATTCGTGGAGAACTTTTTACAAATCAGGTAAACTTGGACAAGCGTTCGTATTATTTCAACGTAAAAGAAAACCGCAATGGAGATGTTTTTCTTCAGATTGTTGAAAGCAAAATAAAGGACGGACAAGACGAAAGACGCGACATTGTTGTTTTTGCAGATGACATGAAAAGTTTTTTGGGCGGAATGGATGAATCTTTGAGAGCTGTTGAAAAAATTCAAAAGGAACGCGCAAAGCTCCGTGCAGAGAAAAAAGCCGCAAAAGAAGCAAAATATGCAGCAGGCGGAATGTCAGAAGAAAAGCCAGCAAAAAAAGTTTACCGCAGAAAAGGCGAAAGCCGCTTGGTTTCAGAAAGAAGAGCAGAACGCAAGGAAATTTCAGGCAGACTTCATGTTGTTTCAAAAAGACAGCCTGATGCTGAAAAAACAGAATACTAA
- a CDS encoding phosphoribosyltransferase family protein, translating into MKEFLPYDSVRIDALKLAHKIYQQDKFVPDVIYTSLRGGAYMANVISEYYKVALKNHKPVLYAAVVARSYTDVSQHSAVRIDGWTYSPDYLRAGDKIMLVDDIFDSGRTLNYLVGILLERGVPRENIKIVVHDYKVYKWKEQLPIQPDYWCRKFEISNPEENTWINYNSHELVGLTHEELEENFYKPYPDLREVLEPIFKDE; encoded by the coding sequence ATGAAAGAATTTTTACCCTATGACAGTGTTAGAATCGATGCGTTGAAACTTGCTCATAAGATTTATCAGCAGGATAAATTTGTTCCTGATGTAATTTATACTTCTTTGCGTGGCGGCGCGTACATGGCGAACGTAATCAGTGAGTATTACAAAGTCGCTTTGAAAAATCACAAGCCTGTTTTGTATGCCGCTGTTGTTGCAAGAAGCTACACTGATGTTTCCCAGCATTCCGCAGTTAGAATTGACGGCTGGACTTATTCCCCGGATTATCTTCGTGCCGGAGATAAAATCATGCTCGTTGATGATATTTTTGATTCAGGAAGAACTTTGAATTATTTGGTTGGAATTCTTTTGGAAAGAGGAGTTCCGCGTGAAAATATAAAGATTGTTGTGCATGATTATAAAGTGTACAAATGGAAGGAGCAGCTTCCGATTCAGCCTGACTATTGGTGCAGGAAATTTGAAATTTCAAATCCAGAAGAAAACACTTGGATAAACTACAATAGCCACGAACTTGTTGGGCTTACACATGAAGAGCTTGAGGAAAATTTTTATAAGCCTTACCCTGATTTGCGTGAAGTTTTAGAACCGATTTTTAAGGATGAATAA
- a CDS encoding cysteine desulfurase family protein gives MISAKHYFDWAATAPNDEEILTKALKYSMEHWGNPSSIHKAGTDAKDALENARKRAAQALGVNAENIFFTSGGTEGDHLALLSVLSRPQKGSVVLSSIEHPALREMSKSMQNCGWKVINVNPDKNGIVCAQSIADALQEDTAFVSVMAVNNETGAIQPIYEIAKIIEEKTKGKRKPFFHVDCVQAAGKIPLNLKASGIDSASFSAHKIGGPRGIGILYLAKELNSFLKGGGQEKTVRSGTENLFGAEAFSLCLEKYFISERNSSAEKRFEQQKILTANFIKKLKEIKGCVIIPHCREDEKFAANFSPWVVQAAFPGIPGQVMERALSEKGFFISTGSACSSSHKGRPVLDTMQLSPKEKESAVRFSFGFSTEEESMNELIEELKNICSQFL, from the coding sequence ATGATTTCAGCAAAGCATTATTTTGACTGGGCCGCAACCGCTCCAAATGATGAAGAAATTTTAACCAAGGCTTTAAAATATTCTATGGAGCATTGGGGAAATCCTTCGAGCATTCACAAAGCCGGAACTGACGCAAAAGACGCATTGGAAAACGCAAGAAAAAGAGCAGCCCAAGCTTTAGGCGTAAATGCAGAAAATATTTTTTTCACTTCCGGCGGAACAGAAGGAGATCATCTTGCGCTTCTTTCTGTCTTGAGCCGACCTCAAAAAGGAAGCGTTGTGCTAAGTTCCATTGAGCATCCGGCTTTGCGGGAAATGTCAAAATCAATGCAAAACTGCGGCTGGAAAGTTATAAATGTAAATCCAGATAAAAACGGAATTGTTTGCGCACAAAGCATTGCGGATGCGCTACAAGAAGACACGGCGTTTGTTTCAGTAATGGCGGTAAACAATGAAACTGGCGCAATTCAGCCTATTTACGAAATCGCAAAAATTATTGAAGAAAAAACAAAAGGAAAACGAAAACCATTTTTTCACGTTGACTGCGTTCAGGCCGCAGGAAAAATTCCATTGAATTTAAAAGCAAGCGGAATTGATTCGGCTTCATTCAGCGCGCACAAAATCGGCGGACCAAGAGGAATCGGAATTCTTTATCTTGCAAAAGAATTGAATTCGTTTTTGAAAGGCGGCGGGCAGGAAAAAACTGTAAGAAGCGGAACTGAAAATCTTTTTGGCGCAGAAGCATTTTCACTTTGCCTTGAAAAATATTTTATTTCAGAAAGAAACTCTTCCGCAGAAAAAAGATTTGAACAGCAGAAAATTCTTACAGCAAATTTCATAAAGAAACTAAAAGAAATAAAAGGCTGCGTTATAATTCCGCATTGCCGTGAAGATGAAAAATTTGCAGCAAACTTTTCTCCTTGGGTTGTGCAAGCCGCATTCCCCGGAATTCCGGGACAAGTCATGGAGCGCGCATTAAGCGAAAAAGGATTTTTTATTTCAACAGGAAGCGCGTGTTCATCTTCGCACAAAGGCCGGCCAGTTCTTGACACAATGCAGTTAAGCCCGAAAGAAAAAGAAAGCGCGGTAAGATTCAGCTTTGGATTTTCAACTGAAGAAGAAAGCATGAACGAGCTGATTGAAGAACTGAAAAATATTTGCAGCCAGTTTTTGTAA